The DNA sequence CGCGGACGGTGTCCCGGGTGCGCGCCTCCTCCGCCCACTCCAGGGCGTTCGCCATGAACTCGACGGGCATGAGCACGGTCCAGTCCAGGCCTCCGGCGCGCACCGCGTCCTCCAGCGGCGTCGGGCCGCCGCCGTTGAGGACGGTGACGCGCCGCACCCCGGCGTCCCGGGCCGTGCGGACGATCTCGGGGCCGGTCTCCAGGGGCTGGAAGGCGGCCCCGCCGAAGGTGATCAGGTGCAGTCCGGTGACACCAGTGAGGGCGTCCTTGAGGCTCGCCGGGTCGGTGAGGTCGCCGCGGACGACCTCGACGCCCTCGGGGAAGGCTGCCTTCGCCGGGTCGCGGGTCAGCGCGCGGACGCGCTGGCCGCGCTCCAGGAGTTCGCGGACGACCTCGCGGCCCACGGTGCCGGTGGCTCCGGAGACGAGGTGGACGGGGTGGGTCTCAGCAGCGGTGGTGTTCGTCATGGGGACGACGCTAGAAGGGCTTGCGGTCACCTTCTGTCCGCGATGCTTCTGCCTTCGACGCTTCTGCCTTCGATGCTTCTGTCCGCGACGCGGAGGAGGCCGCCACCACCTCCACCTCGATGCGCGCCTCCGGCCGGAAGAGGCGTGCCACCTCCACCGTGGTGCTGGTGGGCGGCGTACCGGTGAGGTACGAGCGGCGCACGGCCGCGTAGCCGGGCAGGTCGTCCATGTCGGTCAGGAACGTACGGATGTTGATGATGTCGTCGAGGGTCGCGCCGTACGCGGCGAGAAGGGCGGTGAGCGTCTCGAAGACTCCCCGGCTCTGCTCGGCTATCCCGTCCCCCTCGGCGATCTGGCCGGAGACGTACAGCAGCGCGTGACCGCCGGCGAGCGGAACACGGGCGACCTGGGAGTAGGGGCCGAGGGGCTGGGGCGCGTCGACGGGGTTGGCCAGGGTGACGTGCATGGGCGCGGGCTCCGGTCTCGGTGGGTGCGGATGGGTCAGGTGGTGGCGTGGGCGCGGATGTGGCTCACGGTGTGGGAGATGTCCGCCTGGGCGGTCTCCGGGGTGGCGGCGGCGGTCCGGAAGTGGGTGGCCACCGCCTTGATGACGGGCAGTTCCGCGACCCGCGCGGCCAGGGCGGTGTCCTTCGCGGCGAGGTCCGCGCCGAAGTGCACGTCCTGGGCGAAGGCGCGGGCGACGGCGCCGCCGAGCGGCCCGTGGGCGAGGGCGGTGCGCGCGGCGTCCCCGTCGAGGCCGAGCGCGTCGGCGAGGGCCAGCGTCTCGGCGACCAGGGCGACGCCGCCGAGCAGCGCGGTGTTGACGACGAGCTTGAGCGCGGCCCCGGAACCGGCGGGTCCGGTGCGGGTCACGGTGCCGAGCCGGGCGAGCACGTGCGCGACCCCGTCGACGTCGCCGCCCGCGAGGATGCCGAGCTGCCCGGCCGCGGCCTTGTCCGTGCTGCCCGCGACGGGCGCGTCGACGAGCGTGACGCGGCCCGCGACCCGCTCCCCCAGCTCCCTGACGACGTCGGGGCCGACGGTCGACATCTCCACCCAGTACGCGCCCTCGCGGAGCGCCGGCAGGATCGCGTCGGCCACCGAGCGCACCGCGTCGGGCCCCGCGAGCATCGTGATCACGACGTCGGCGTCCCGCACGGCGTCGGCGGGCGTGGACGCGAGGCGCGCACCCTCCGCGACGAGGGGTTCCGCCTTCGCGGCGGTGCGGTTCCAGACGGTCAACGGATGTCCGGCGGCGAGCAGTTGACGGGCCATGGGGGCGCCCATGTGGCCGAGTCCCAGGAAGGCGACGCGTTCCGTGGGCTGTGTGCGCTGTTCCATGGGGACGACGCTAGGCCCGGAGATGTGATGCGACAAGCGAATGTCTAGCATGGCCGCCATGCATACTGCGCATGGCGGAGCCTCCGATCTCTCCACCTTCTGGCTGCGGGCCTTCCTGGAGGTGGCGCGGGAGGGCTCGTTCACGGTGGCGGCGCGGCGGCTCTCCCTGACGCAGTCCGCGGTGTCCCGCCAGATCGCGTCCCTGGAGGATGCGCTCGGCGGGGCCCCGCTCTTCGACCGGCTGCCGCGCGGCGTGCGGCTCACCGCGCACGGGCGGGCCGTGCTGCCGCACGCCCAGGCCGTCGCCGGTCAACTGTCACGGCTGCGCCAGGAGTTGACGGACCTGGAGGGCGCCGCGCGCGGCCTGCTGCGGTTCGGGGCGTTCGCGACGGCGGACGTGGCGCTCGTGCCGCGCGCCATCGCCGCGTTCCGGGCGCGGCACCCCGGGGTGACGCTCACGCGCGAGGAGGGCTTCACCGGGCCGCTGCTGACCCGGCTCGCGGACGGCGACCTCGACCTGGCCGTGGTGTCGACGACGGGCGGGCCGCTCCCGGAGGACGTGTGCGAGCTGCACCACCTCCTGGACGAGCGGCTGTACGTGGCCCTGCCCGCGGCCCACCCGCTGGCGGGCGAGCCGTCCGTGGGGCTCGCCCACCTCGCCGACGAGGACTGGATCTCCGGCAGCGCGGAGCCCGCGGGCACCCTGCTCGACGCCGCCCTGCGGCACGGCTTCAGGCCGCGCGTCGCCCATGTGGTCGGCGAGTGGACCGCCAAGCAGGGCTACGTCGCCGCCGGGCTCGGCGTCGCCCTGATCCCGGCGCTCGCGGCCCAGGGCGTACGGCAGGACGTCGCGCTCGTCCCGGTCCACGACGAGGGCACGCCCGCCCGCGCGGTGTACGCGGCGACGGCACGAGGGCGGTCACCGGTACCGAGCGCGGAGCCGTTCCTGGCGGCCCTGCGGGAGTCCGGGCGGCTGCTCACCGGCTGAGGGACGGACCGTACGGCGGTGGTAGTAGGCCACCGTCACGGCCATGAGCAGCGGCGCCCACAGCAGCAGCGGGGCGTAGCAGAGGACCAGGAACGCGTCCTGCGCGGGCGAGCCCATGCCGCCGGGACCGGTGCCCGAGTCCAGGCCGCCGCCCACGTTGCGGAAGGCGTAGGCCCAGATCACGGCGAGCGCGACGGCGCCGAGCGCGGCCGGGACGACGGCGGCGAGCGGGCGCACCGGGCGCCCGCCGATCAGGGGTATCCAACGGGGTACGACCTCGCCCCACGGCCGCACCAGGCCGAGCGTCAGCAGGGCCAGGCCCTCCGAGACGGCGCTGAGCGCGAGGACGTACAGCGATTCGCCGAACCCCGGTCCGTAGTCGGACACGGGCAGGCGCAGGACGAGGGCGACGCGCCACAGGCTCGACGGCAGGACGACCCAGGGCACGGCGTGCGCGGCGAGCGCGGCCCAGCGGGGTACGCCGGGCAGGGAGTTGACTCTCGGCATACGGTCCATGCTGGTGCGCGGCCCCCGCCGGGGCGTCGGCACCGAGGCGGGTCCGCCTCCGCCGCGCGGGGGAGGACGGTCCGCCCCGGGGCGGACCGCCGCGGCCGGGCAAAGATCGCGTACCCGTAGCGCGCGACTCCCGCGGCCCGCGATACTTCGGCCACCTCACCTGCAACGGAAGGACTCTCGTGGCTTCGTCTCACATAGTCGGGCCCCGGCTCGTGGCCCTCGGCTCCGCCCTGCTCCTCGGGCTCTCGGCCACGCCCGCCCTGGCCGGCCCCACCGACCGGGGCGTGGCCGCGCCCACCGTCGAGGAGCAGCGCCTGGAGCGGGCGGTGCCCCAGGAGATCCTGCGCCGCAGCGGCTTCGACGCCGTGGCGCCCGCCTTCGCGCGGGCCCTGGACCGCGCGCACTCGTACGGGCAGGCCGAGCGGATCGTCGTACGCCACGGGCAGGCCCTGTGGAAGCGCGCCGTGGACCGGGTGCAGGGCCGTGGGCCGCGGGGCGGGGACCTGAGCCGGGATGACGACCGGCCGCTGTACTGGGCGCGGCTCGGGATGACGCGCGAGCTGCGCGCGTGGGAGCCGAAGGGCGGCGGGCTCGACGCGCAGCGGCGCGCGCGGCTGCTGCGGAAGCTGGAGGTGTCGTCCCGGGGCCAGGACGCGGTCCGCTACCCCGCGGGGCACGGCAAGCGGATGAAGCGGGTGCTGCTCACCGGCTTCGACCCGTTCACGCTCGACCGGGACGTCCGCATCAGCAATCCGTCAGGCGCGACGGCGCTCGCCCTCGACGGCACGGTCGTACGGACCGCGGCGGGCCCCGTCCGGATCGAGACGGTCACGTTCCCGGTGCGCTGGACGGACTTCGCGGACGGGGCCGTGGAGCGGGCGCTGCGGCGGCAGCTGCCGCGCGTGGACCTGTTCACGACCGTCAGCCAGGGCCGGGTCGGCAAGTTCGACATCGAGCGGACCAACGGCGCCTGGCGCGGCGGCTTCGGCGACAACGAGAACCTGTCGAGCACCGGCACCGTGCCGGTCGCCGATCCCGCCTCGCAGCCGCAGTGGACCACGACGACGCTGCCGTACAAGGACATCGTCGCCGCCTCCACGGGCCGCTTCCCGGTGTACGACAACACGGCGGTGACCGAGATCCCGGCGGGCGGCAGCACGCCCGTGAACCGGCCCGGCGGGCCGACGCCCGGCTCTACGGCCCGCCAGGGCGGCGGCGGTGACTACCTGTCGAACGAGATCGCCTACCGCGCGACGCTGCTGCGCGACCGGCTCGGCCTGCGCGACCGGCTGCCGGGCGGCCATGTGCACACGCCGGTGCTCCA is a window from the Streptomyces spectabilis genome containing:
- a CDS encoding LysR family transcriptional regulator; its protein translation is MAAMHTAHGGASDLSTFWLRAFLEVAREGSFTVAARRLSLTQSAVSRQIASLEDALGGAPLFDRLPRGVRLTAHGRAVLPHAQAVAGQLSRLRQELTDLEGAARGLLRFGAFATADVALVPRAIAAFRARHPGVTLTREEGFTGPLLTRLADGDLDLAVVSTTGGPLPEDVCELHHLLDERLYVALPAAHPLAGEPSVGLAHLADEDWISGSAEPAGTLLDAALRHGFRPRVAHVVGEWTAKQGYVAAGLGVALIPALAAQGVRQDVALVPVHDEGTPARAVYAATARGRSPVPSAEPFLAALRESGRLLTG
- a CDS encoding RidA family protein → MHVTLANPVDAPQPLGPYSQVARVPLAGGHALLYVSGQIAEGDGIAEQSRGVFETLTALLAAYGATLDDIINIRTFLTDMDDLPGYAAVRRSYLTGTPPTSTTVEVARLFRPEARIEVEVVAASSASRTEASKAEASKAEASRTEGDRKPF
- a CDS encoding NAD(P)-dependent oxidoreductase, with the protein product MEQRTQPTERVAFLGLGHMGAPMARQLLAAGHPLTVWNRTAAKAEPLVAEGARLASTPADAVRDADVVITMLAGPDAVRSVADAILPALREGAYWVEMSTVGPDVVRELGERVAGRVTLVDAPVAGSTDKAAAGQLGILAGGDVDGVAHVLARLGTVTRTGPAGSGAALKLVVNTALLGGVALVAETLALADALGLDGDAARTALAHGPLGGAVARAFAQDVHFGADLAAKDTALAARVAELPVIKAVATHFRTAAATPETAQADISHTVSHIRAHATT
- a CDS encoding NAD(P)H-binding protein encodes the protein MTNTTAAETHPVHLVSGATGTVGREVVRELLERGQRVRALTRDPAKAAFPEGVEVVRGDLTDPASLKDALTGVTGLHLITFGGAAFQPLETGPEIVRTARDAGVRRVTVLNGGGPTPLEDAVRAGGLDWTVLMPVEFMANALEWAEEARTRDTVRAPFVDRLSALVHEGDIGAVAAVALTEEGHAGKEYLITGPQALTVREKVAAIAGARGRDIELVELSEEEAAERMRAEGQDEYTIAWLLDVYKNTPPEGRTVVDTVQRVTGRPARPFAAWAEAHAPAFR
- a CDS encoding pyroglutamyl peptidase; the encoded protein is MASSHIVGPRLVALGSALLLGLSATPALAGPTDRGVAAPTVEEQRLERAVPQEILRRSGFDAVAPAFARALDRAHSYGQAERIVVRHGQALWKRAVDRVQGRGPRGGDLSRDDDRPLYWARLGMTRELRAWEPKGGGLDAQRRARLLRKLEVSSRGQDAVRYPAGHGKRMKRVLLTGFDPFTLDRDVRISNPSGATALALDGTVVRTAAGPVRIETVTFPVRWTDFADGAVERALRRQLPRVDLFTTVSQGRVGKFDIERTNGAWRGGFGDNENLSSTGTVPVADPASQPQWTTTTLPYKDIVAASTGRFPVYDNTAVTEIPAGGSTPVNRPGGPTPGSTARQGGGGDYLSNEIAYRATLLRDRLGLRDRLPGGHVHTPVLQFGAGNTDPAGGAVTDPEFVRNRTDIVKQTRRIVVAAVSAGARP